Proteins from a genomic interval of Crassostrea angulata isolate pt1a10 chromosome 7, ASM2561291v2, whole genome shotgun sequence:
- the LOC128192621 gene encoding axonemal dynein light chain domain-containing protein 1-like isoform X7, with translation MSTAVATQQPSQSLGSPRQQDRKALVSSDGKNALPELRNSGNALDKRKPLPTSLQSDFIPEDVLFALTQPPPVREQLGPPTRNRNLNVTTVPSRAPPSNLWSHKRRERFKHLTENTPCICGAGSDISFLYDVPLPEKKLERPDKLDKSFARKEALDKQRKRPAGKDDKPLELPDTLIPEEYHIVKNKGVMGIEFHEDKYSNQVEDHEKHLVVFPSMKPASRFEVVQLKKTMDDMLDKAGVYDTDAEIKGPTQMHNLLELIKKEQNIYNTVFHEVIRQVSIECVERGELLANLRHKYSDLLNKVPQQIKSLHEEVMAQRALDRRLTEELMRFKGTIGILTSELSAVKEHDKKVTKEAQQAQEDLKTALSEAQKNASLLAEYHDLYELQRKRLETSVHLLTEERELWSNAAYSLALKVTEEANLTTAKKLHVSEKSWAKLATHFTILLSDKDTELLTNLQTHVEKWRDLVEEFNIILKTREEEMKVNISSLKGSIQKWMNEIRKICFDVDENASISTLRKIRQRLLHSRGLEYTKEGHFQKSPDEATLRLFLEDVRNWEEVLGKEAEKFGGDTLLNGQEKLSIIRQQMDGWTDNALKVFSRHRKEGANSHPDQEGMMTLNEEVEELLKQFSNRITGENGVAPHAIHLMHGLETWDMKIAAALNGTQLINDNEWIGLLNLMEEWMTGIDEAVQIDVMDTVRKVQKWATTASNAIDSEDGRLVEQVSTLHSQMVQWMVQMLLRLAPDHEGNSKEAADMVLLNSLTLGQLHSNVKMLFEQLQQFTNYVALCCSGVVMDNTQARRDNMEDNAEHELRDLQRLKSECLDWIHTAKLLTCHLLGDPVETLFPTAVSGDEPTKKPVPEKPMVTFHDKEKLQPSAPGSEQKTEVPPSDSAQVDQTEKAEEEVPPVREATEGEEQKQPAPELVPPKEKETSKEKLEVIGFDENTHMKNLNSVETKPTASSTFIPDAPNTQKSYEALAAVESLQNQLLGTEQRAQAAEDRAAMAESDLAEANEKIRELEKRLAKLEKQDEDSTAGDKTPAKVPATPTTPRDESGAKDKSPEKKEEKKRPESQASKASSKSGKSKKGK, from the exons ATGAGCACTGCAGTAGCAACACAGCAACCTAGCCAGTCTCTTGGATCCCCAAGACAGCAAGATAGAAAAGCTCTGGTTTCCTCTGATGGCAAAAATG CTTTACCAGAGCTCAGGAACAGTGGCAATGCTCTGGACAAGAGGAAGCCTCTCCCTACTTCACTACAGAGTGATTTCATCCCTGAGGATGTTTTATTTGCACTGACTCAACCCCCTCCAGTCAGAGAACAACTAGGACCCCCAACCAGGAACAGGAATCTGAATGTTACTACA GTGCCTTCTAGAGCTCCACCATCCAATTTATGGAGTCACAAAAGAAGGGAAAGGTTTAAGCACCTCACAGAAAACACACCATGTATTTGTGGAGCTGGAAG tgaTATATCCTTCCTCTACGATGTCCCTCTCCCTGAGAAGAAGCTGGAGCGGCCAGACAAACTGGACAAGAGTTTTGCCAGAAAAGAGGCCCTGGACAAACAGAGGAAG AGACCAGCAGGAAAGGATGATAAA CCTTTGGAGCTCCCAGACACCTTGATTCCAGAAGAATATCACATTGTCAAAAACAAAGGGGTCATGGGTATTGAATTTCATGAGGA TAAATACAGTAACCAAGTTGAAGACCATGAAAAGCATCTTGTTGTGTTTCCCTCCAT GAAACCTGCCAGTCGATTTGAGGTGGTGCAGCTGAAGAAGACAATGGATGATATGTTGGACAAGGCGGGGGTGTATGATACGGACGCCGAGATCAAGGGACCCACACAG ATGCACAATTTGCTGGAGTTGATAAAGAAAGAACAGAACATTTACAACACAGTCTTTCATGAAGTCATCCGACAG GTTAGCATAGAGTGTGTGGAGAGGGGGGAACTGCTGGCCAATCTCCGCCATAAGTACAGCGACCTACTGAACAAAGTCCCTCAACAGATCAAGAG TTTACATGAGGAGGTCATGGCTCAGAGGGCCCTGGACAGACGACTCACGGAGGAGCTGATGAGATTCAAAGGCACCATTGGAATACTGACCAG TGAGCTTTCTGCTGTAAAGGAACATGACAAAAAAGTGACAAAAGAAGCTCAGCAAGCTCAGGAAGAC CTGAAAACTGCTCTCTCTGAGGCCCAGAAGAATGCCAGCCTTCTGGCTGAGTACCACGATCTGTATGAGCTCCAGAGGAAGAGACTGGAGACTTCAGTCCATCTACTGACTGAGGAGAGAGAGCTCTGGAGCAATGCCGCCTACAGTCTGGCCCTGAAG GTAACGGAAGAGGCCAATTTGACTACAGCTAAGAAGCTCCATGTAAGTGAAAAATCGTGGGCCAAACTGGCCACTCACTTTACCATCCTCCTGAGTGACAAGGACACGGAGCTCCTGACCAACCTCCAGACCCACGTAGAGAAGTGGCGCGACCTAGTGGAGGAGTTCAACATCATACTGAAAACCCGCGAGGAGGAAATGAAAGTCAACATCAGCTCCCTAAAAGGAAGCATTCAAAAATGGATGAATGAGATCCGCAAAATTTGCTT TGACGTGGATGAGAATGCTAGTATAAGTACGCTGAG aaaaataagGCAGAG GTTGCTCCATAGTAGAGGCCTGGAGTA TACAAAAGAAGGACATTTTCAGAAGTCGCCGGATGAAGCAACACTGAGATTGTTTCTGGAAGATGTGAGAAATTGGGAGGAG GTGCTTGGTAAGGAGGCGGAGAAGTTTGGTGGAGACACCCTTCTGAATGGTCAGGAGAAGCTGTCAATCATCCGTCAACAGATGGATGGGTGGACAGACAATGCCCTCAAAGTTTTCAGCCGGCACAGGAAGGAGGGGGCCAACAGTCACCCCGACCAGGAGGGGATGATGACCCTCAATGAG GAAGTAGAGGAATTGCTGAAACAATTTAGCAACAGGATCACTGGAGAAAATG GGGTTGCTCCACACGCCATCCACTTGATGCATGGTCTGGAGACCTGGGACATGAAGATTGCTGCCGCACTGAATGGAACCCAGCTCATCAACGACAATGAGTGGATCGGCCTCCTGAACCTGATGGAGGAATGGATGACTGGCATCGACGAGGCGGTGCA gATTGATGTCATGGACACAGTAAGGAAGGTCCAGAAGTGGGCCACTACAGCCAGTAACGCTATTGACAGTGAAGATGGCAGGCTAGTGGAACAG GTGTCGACGCTCCACTCCCAGATGGTCCAGTGGATGGTACAGATGCTGCTGAGATTGGCCCCGGATCACGAGGGCAACTCCAAGGAGGCCGCGGATATGGTCCTTCTGAACAGCCTGACCCTGGGACAGCTACACTCCAATGTCAAGATGCTGTTCGAACAACTCCAGCAATTCACAAACTATGTAGCTCT CTGTTGTAGTGGAGTTGTGATGGACAACACACAGGCTCGACGCGACAACATGGAGGACAACGCAGAGCATGAACTGAGGGACCTCCAGCGACTCAAG TCTGAGTGTCTAGATTGGATCCACACGGCCAAGCTTCTGACCTGCCACCTGTTGGGGGACCCTGTCGAGACACTGTTCCCCACCGCTGTGTCAGGGGATGAGCCCACTAAAAAGCCTGTCCCAGAAAAACCAATGGTCACATTCCACGACAAAGAGAAACTCCAGCCCTCAGCCCCAGGGTCAGAGCAG AAAACTGAAGTTCCACCATCAGACTCAGCTCAAGTCGATCAAACAGAAAAAGCAGAGGAAGAGGTACCACCAGTCAGGGAAGCCACAGAGGGAGAGGAGCAGAAACAACCAGCTCCTGAGTTGGTGCCACCTAAG GAAAAAGAAACAAGTAAAGAGAAACTTGAAGTGATTGGCTTTGATGAAAACACTCATATGAAAAATCTTAATTcagttgaaacaaag CCCACTGCATCCTCCACCTTTATTCCTGATGCTCCCAATACACAGAAGTCTTATGAAGCTCTGGCAGCTGTTGAGAGCCTACAGAACCAGCTACT AGGCACAGAACAGAGAGCACAGGCAGCAGAGGATAGAGCTGCCATGGCTGAGTCTGATCTCGCAGAGGCCAACGAGAAAATCCGCGAACTAGAAAAACGATTGGCCAAACTAGAGAAGCAAGATGAGGATTCCACTGCTGGAGACAAGACCCCAGCTAAGGTCCCTGCCACCCCAACTACCCCCAGGGATGAGTCCGGGGCAAAAGATAAATCTCCGGAAAAAAAGGAGGAGAAAAAGAGACCAGAGTCCCAGGCTTCTAAAGCCAGCTCCAAATCCGGAAAATCAAAGAAGGGCAAATAA
- the LOC128192621 gene encoding axonemal dynein light chain domain-containing protein 1-like isoform X3, with amino-acid sequence MSTAVATQQPSQSLGSPRQQDRKALVSSDGKNALPELRNSGNALDKRKPLPTSLQSDFIPEDVLFALTQPPPVREQLGPPTRNRNLNVTTVPSRAPPSNLWSHKRRERFKHLTENTPCICGAGSDISFLYDVPLPEKKLERPDKLDKSFARKEALDKQRKRPAGKDDKPLELPDTLIPEEYHIVKNKGVMGIEFHEDKYSNQVEDHEKHLVVFPSMKPASRFEVVQLKKTMDDMLDKAGVYDTDAEIKGPTQMHNLLELIKKEQNIYNTVFHEVIRQVSIECVERGELLANLRHKYSDLLNKVPQQIKSLHEEVMAQRALDRRLTEELMRFKGTIGILTSELSAVKEHDKKVTKEAQQAQEDLKTALSEAQKNASLLAEYHDLYELQRKRLETSVHLLTEERELWSNAAYSLALKVTEEANLTTAKKLHVSEKSWAKLATHFTILLSDKDTELLTNLQTHVEKWRDLVEEFNIILKTREEEMKVNISSLKGSIQKWMNEIRKICFDVDENASISTLRKIRQRLLHSRGLEYTKEGHFQKSPDEATLRLFLEDVRNWEEVLGKEAEKFGGDTLLNGQEKLSIIRQQMDGWTDNALKVFSRHRKEGANSHPDQEGMMTLNEEVEELLKQFSNRITGENGVAPHAIHLMHGLETWDMKIAAALNGTQLINDNEWIGLLNLMEEWMTGIDEAVQYVGSTQKEEERIESKPHIRIDVMDTVRKVQKWATTASNAIDSEDGRLVEQVSTLHSQMVQWMVQMLLRLAPDHEGNSKEAADMVLLNSLTLGQLHSNVKMLFEQLQQFTNYVALCCSGVVMDNTQARRDNMEDNAEHELRDLQRLKSECLDWIHTAKLLTCHLLGDPVETLFPTAVSGDEPTKKPVPEKPMVTFHDKEKLQPSAPGSEQKTEVPPSDSAQVDQTEKAEEEVPPVREATEGEEQKQPAPELVPPKEKETSKEKLEVIGFDENTHMKNLNSVETKPTASSTFIPDAPNTQKSYEALAAVESLQNQLLGTEQRAQAAEDRAAMAESDLAEANEKIRELEKRLAKLEKQDEDSTAGDKTPAKVPATPTTPRDESGAKDKSPEKKEEKKRPESQASKASSKSGKSKKGK; translated from the exons ATGAGCACTGCAGTAGCAACACAGCAACCTAGCCAGTCTCTTGGATCCCCAAGACAGCAAGATAGAAAAGCTCTGGTTTCCTCTGATGGCAAAAATG CTTTACCAGAGCTCAGGAACAGTGGCAATGCTCTGGACAAGAGGAAGCCTCTCCCTACTTCACTACAGAGTGATTTCATCCCTGAGGATGTTTTATTTGCACTGACTCAACCCCCTCCAGTCAGAGAACAACTAGGACCCCCAACCAGGAACAGGAATCTGAATGTTACTACA GTGCCTTCTAGAGCTCCACCATCCAATTTATGGAGTCACAAAAGAAGGGAAAGGTTTAAGCACCTCACAGAAAACACACCATGTATTTGTGGAGCTGGAAG tgaTATATCCTTCCTCTACGATGTCCCTCTCCCTGAGAAGAAGCTGGAGCGGCCAGACAAACTGGACAAGAGTTTTGCCAGAAAAGAGGCCCTGGACAAACAGAGGAAG AGACCAGCAGGAAAGGATGATAAA CCTTTGGAGCTCCCAGACACCTTGATTCCAGAAGAATATCACATTGTCAAAAACAAAGGGGTCATGGGTATTGAATTTCATGAGGA TAAATACAGTAACCAAGTTGAAGACCATGAAAAGCATCTTGTTGTGTTTCCCTCCAT GAAACCTGCCAGTCGATTTGAGGTGGTGCAGCTGAAGAAGACAATGGATGATATGTTGGACAAGGCGGGGGTGTATGATACGGACGCCGAGATCAAGGGACCCACACAG ATGCACAATTTGCTGGAGTTGATAAAGAAAGAACAGAACATTTACAACACAGTCTTTCATGAAGTCATCCGACAG GTTAGCATAGAGTGTGTGGAGAGGGGGGAACTGCTGGCCAATCTCCGCCATAAGTACAGCGACCTACTGAACAAAGTCCCTCAACAGATCAAGAG TTTACATGAGGAGGTCATGGCTCAGAGGGCCCTGGACAGACGACTCACGGAGGAGCTGATGAGATTCAAAGGCACCATTGGAATACTGACCAG TGAGCTTTCTGCTGTAAAGGAACATGACAAAAAAGTGACAAAAGAAGCTCAGCAAGCTCAGGAAGAC CTGAAAACTGCTCTCTCTGAGGCCCAGAAGAATGCCAGCCTTCTGGCTGAGTACCACGATCTGTATGAGCTCCAGAGGAAGAGACTGGAGACTTCAGTCCATCTACTGACTGAGGAGAGAGAGCTCTGGAGCAATGCCGCCTACAGTCTGGCCCTGAAG GTAACGGAAGAGGCCAATTTGACTACAGCTAAGAAGCTCCATGTAAGTGAAAAATCGTGGGCCAAACTGGCCACTCACTTTACCATCCTCCTGAGTGACAAGGACACGGAGCTCCTGACCAACCTCCAGACCCACGTAGAGAAGTGGCGCGACCTAGTGGAGGAGTTCAACATCATACTGAAAACCCGCGAGGAGGAAATGAAAGTCAACATCAGCTCCCTAAAAGGAAGCATTCAAAAATGGATGAATGAGATCCGCAAAATTTGCTT TGACGTGGATGAGAATGCTAGTATAAGTACGCTGAG aaaaataagGCAGAG GTTGCTCCATAGTAGAGGCCTGGAGTA TACAAAAGAAGGACATTTTCAGAAGTCGCCGGATGAAGCAACACTGAGATTGTTTCTGGAAGATGTGAGAAATTGGGAGGAG GTGCTTGGTAAGGAGGCGGAGAAGTTTGGTGGAGACACCCTTCTGAATGGTCAGGAGAAGCTGTCAATCATCCGTCAACAGATGGATGGGTGGACAGACAATGCCCTCAAAGTTTTCAGCCGGCACAGGAAGGAGGGGGCCAACAGTCACCCCGACCAGGAGGGGATGATGACCCTCAATGAG GAAGTAGAGGAATTGCTGAAACAATTTAGCAACAGGATCACTGGAGAAAATG GGGTTGCTCCACACGCCATCCACTTGATGCATGGTCTGGAGACCTGGGACATGAAGATTGCTGCCGCACTGAATGGAACCCAGCTCATCAACGACAATGAGTGGATCGGCCTCCTGAACCTGATGGAGGAATGGATGACTGGCATCGACGAGGCGGTGCAGTACGTAGGCTCCACCCAAAAGGAGGAAGAAAGGATTGAGTCAAAACCACACATTAG gATTGATGTCATGGACACAGTAAGGAAGGTCCAGAAGTGGGCCACTACAGCCAGTAACGCTATTGACAGTGAAGATGGCAGGCTAGTGGAACAG GTGTCGACGCTCCACTCCCAGATGGTCCAGTGGATGGTACAGATGCTGCTGAGATTGGCCCCGGATCACGAGGGCAACTCCAAGGAGGCCGCGGATATGGTCCTTCTGAACAGCCTGACCCTGGGACAGCTACACTCCAATGTCAAGATGCTGTTCGAACAACTCCAGCAATTCACAAACTATGTAGCTCT CTGTTGTAGTGGAGTTGTGATGGACAACACACAGGCTCGACGCGACAACATGGAGGACAACGCAGAGCATGAACTGAGGGACCTCCAGCGACTCAAG TCTGAGTGTCTAGATTGGATCCACACGGCCAAGCTTCTGACCTGCCACCTGTTGGGGGACCCTGTCGAGACACTGTTCCCCACCGCTGTGTCAGGGGATGAGCCCACTAAAAAGCCTGTCCCAGAAAAACCAATGGTCACATTCCACGACAAAGAGAAACTCCAGCCCTCAGCCCCAGGGTCAGAGCAG AAAACTGAAGTTCCACCATCAGACTCAGCTCAAGTCGATCAAACAGAAAAAGCAGAGGAAGAGGTACCACCAGTCAGGGAAGCCACAGAGGGAGAGGAGCAGAAACAACCAGCTCCTGAGTTGGTGCCACCTAAG GAAAAAGAAACAAGTAAAGAGAAACTTGAAGTGATTGGCTTTGATGAAAACACTCATATGAAAAATCTTAATTcagttgaaacaaag CCCACTGCATCCTCCACCTTTATTCCTGATGCTCCCAATACACAGAAGTCTTATGAAGCTCTGGCAGCTGTTGAGAGCCTACAGAACCAGCTACT AGGCACAGAACAGAGAGCACAGGCAGCAGAGGATAGAGCTGCCATGGCTGAGTCTGATCTCGCAGAGGCCAACGAGAAAATCCGCGAACTAGAAAAACGATTGGCCAAACTAGAGAAGCAAGATGAGGATTCCACTGCTGGAGACAAGACCCCAGCTAAGGTCCCTGCCACCCCAACTACCCCCAGGGATGAGTCCGGGGCAAAAGATAAATCTCCGGAAAAAAAGGAGGAGAAAAAGAGACCAGAGTCCCAGGCTTCTAAAGCCAGCTCCAAATCCGGAAAATCAAAGAAGGGCAAATAA
- the LOC128192621 gene encoding axonemal dynein light chain domain-containing protein 1-like isoform X1, with protein sequence MSTAVATQQPSQSLGSPRQQDRKALVSSDGKNALPELRNSGNALDKRKPLPTSLQSDFIPEDVLFALTQPPPVREQLGPPTRNRNLNVTTVPSRAPPSNLWSHKRRERFKHLTENTPCICGAGSDISFLYDVPLPEKKLERPDKLDKSFARKEALDKQRKRPAGKDDKPLELPDTLIPEEYHIVKNKGVMGIEFHEDKYSNQVEDHEKHLVVFPSMKPASRFEVVQLKKTMDDMLDKAGVYDTDAEIKGPTQMHNLLELIKKEQNIYNTVFHEVIRQVSIECVERGELLANLRHKYSDLLNKVPQQIKSLHEEVMAQRALDRRLTEELMRFKGTIGILTSELSAVKEHDKKVTKEAQQAQEDLKTALSEAQKNASLLAEYHDLYELQRKRLETSVHLLTEERELWSNAAYSLALKVTEEANLTTAKKLHVSEKSWAKLATHFTILLSDKDTELLTNLQTHVEKWRDLVEEFNIILKTREEEMKVNISSLKGSIQKWMNEIRKICFDVDENASISTLRKIRQRLLHSRGLEYTKEGHFQKSPDEATLRLFLEDVRNWEEVLGKEAEKFGGDTLLNGQEKLSIIRQQMDGWTDNALKVFSRHRKEGANSHPDQEGMMTLNEEVEELLKQFSNRITGENGVAPHAIHLMHGLETWDMKIAAALNGTQLINDNEWIGLLNLMEEWMTGIDEAVQYVGSTQKEEERIESKPHIRSVTFLDDRRIDVMDTVRKVQKWATTASNAIDSEDGRLVEQVSTLHSQMVQWMVQMLLRLAPDHEGNSKEAADMVLLNSLTLGQLHSNVKMLFEQLQQFTNYVALCCSGVVMDNTQARRDNMEDNAEHELRDLQRLKSECLDWIHTAKLLTCHLLGDPVETLFPTAVSGDEPTKKPVPEKPMVTFHDKEKLQPSAPGSEQKTEVPPSDSAQVDQTEKAEEEVPPVREATEGEEQKQPAPELVPPKEKETSKEKLEVIGFDENTHMKNLNSVETKPTASSTFIPDAPNTQKSYEALAAVESLQNQLLGTEQRAQAAEDRAAMAESDLAEANEKIRELEKRLAKLEKQDEDSTAGDKTPAKVPATPTTPRDESGAKDKSPEKKEEKKRPESQASKASSKSGKSKKGK encoded by the exons ATGAGCACTGCAGTAGCAACACAGCAACCTAGCCAGTCTCTTGGATCCCCAAGACAGCAAGATAGAAAAGCTCTGGTTTCCTCTGATGGCAAAAATG CTTTACCAGAGCTCAGGAACAGTGGCAATGCTCTGGACAAGAGGAAGCCTCTCCCTACTTCACTACAGAGTGATTTCATCCCTGAGGATGTTTTATTTGCACTGACTCAACCCCCTCCAGTCAGAGAACAACTAGGACCCCCAACCAGGAACAGGAATCTGAATGTTACTACA GTGCCTTCTAGAGCTCCACCATCCAATTTATGGAGTCACAAAAGAAGGGAAAGGTTTAAGCACCTCACAGAAAACACACCATGTATTTGTGGAGCTGGAAG tgaTATATCCTTCCTCTACGATGTCCCTCTCCCTGAGAAGAAGCTGGAGCGGCCAGACAAACTGGACAAGAGTTTTGCCAGAAAAGAGGCCCTGGACAAACAGAGGAAG AGACCAGCAGGAAAGGATGATAAA CCTTTGGAGCTCCCAGACACCTTGATTCCAGAAGAATATCACATTGTCAAAAACAAAGGGGTCATGGGTATTGAATTTCATGAGGA TAAATACAGTAACCAAGTTGAAGACCATGAAAAGCATCTTGTTGTGTTTCCCTCCAT GAAACCTGCCAGTCGATTTGAGGTGGTGCAGCTGAAGAAGACAATGGATGATATGTTGGACAAGGCGGGGGTGTATGATACGGACGCCGAGATCAAGGGACCCACACAG ATGCACAATTTGCTGGAGTTGATAAAGAAAGAACAGAACATTTACAACACAGTCTTTCATGAAGTCATCCGACAG GTTAGCATAGAGTGTGTGGAGAGGGGGGAACTGCTGGCCAATCTCCGCCATAAGTACAGCGACCTACTGAACAAAGTCCCTCAACAGATCAAGAG TTTACATGAGGAGGTCATGGCTCAGAGGGCCCTGGACAGACGACTCACGGAGGAGCTGATGAGATTCAAAGGCACCATTGGAATACTGACCAG TGAGCTTTCTGCTGTAAAGGAACATGACAAAAAAGTGACAAAAGAAGCTCAGCAAGCTCAGGAAGAC CTGAAAACTGCTCTCTCTGAGGCCCAGAAGAATGCCAGCCTTCTGGCTGAGTACCACGATCTGTATGAGCTCCAGAGGAAGAGACTGGAGACTTCAGTCCATCTACTGACTGAGGAGAGAGAGCTCTGGAGCAATGCCGCCTACAGTCTGGCCCTGAAG GTAACGGAAGAGGCCAATTTGACTACAGCTAAGAAGCTCCATGTAAGTGAAAAATCGTGGGCCAAACTGGCCACTCACTTTACCATCCTCCTGAGTGACAAGGACACGGAGCTCCTGACCAACCTCCAGACCCACGTAGAGAAGTGGCGCGACCTAGTGGAGGAGTTCAACATCATACTGAAAACCCGCGAGGAGGAAATGAAAGTCAACATCAGCTCCCTAAAAGGAAGCATTCAAAAATGGATGAATGAGATCCGCAAAATTTGCTT TGACGTGGATGAGAATGCTAGTATAAGTACGCTGAG aaaaataagGCAGAG GTTGCTCCATAGTAGAGGCCTGGAGTA TACAAAAGAAGGACATTTTCAGAAGTCGCCGGATGAAGCAACACTGAGATTGTTTCTGGAAGATGTGAGAAATTGGGAGGAG GTGCTTGGTAAGGAGGCGGAGAAGTTTGGTGGAGACACCCTTCTGAATGGTCAGGAGAAGCTGTCAATCATCCGTCAACAGATGGATGGGTGGACAGACAATGCCCTCAAAGTTTTCAGCCGGCACAGGAAGGAGGGGGCCAACAGTCACCCCGACCAGGAGGGGATGATGACCCTCAATGAG GAAGTAGAGGAATTGCTGAAACAATTTAGCAACAGGATCACTGGAGAAAATG GGGTTGCTCCACACGCCATCCACTTGATGCATGGTCTGGAGACCTGGGACATGAAGATTGCTGCCGCACTGAATGGAACCCAGCTCATCAACGACAATGAGTGGATCGGCCTCCTGAACCTGATGGAGGAATGGATGACTGGCATCGACGAGGCGGTGCAGTACGTAGGCTCCACCCAAAAGGAGGAAGAAAGGATTGAGTCAAAACCACACATTAG ATCGGTCACTTTCCTTGACGACAGGAG gATTGATGTCATGGACACAGTAAGGAAGGTCCAGAAGTGGGCCACTACAGCCAGTAACGCTATTGACAGTGAAGATGGCAGGCTAGTGGAACAG GTGTCGACGCTCCACTCCCAGATGGTCCAGTGGATGGTACAGATGCTGCTGAGATTGGCCCCGGATCACGAGGGCAACTCCAAGGAGGCCGCGGATATGGTCCTTCTGAACAGCCTGACCCTGGGACAGCTACACTCCAATGTCAAGATGCTGTTCGAACAACTCCAGCAATTCACAAACTATGTAGCTCT CTGTTGTAGTGGAGTTGTGATGGACAACACACAGGCTCGACGCGACAACATGGAGGACAACGCAGAGCATGAACTGAGGGACCTCCAGCGACTCAAG TCTGAGTGTCTAGATTGGATCCACACGGCCAAGCTTCTGACCTGCCACCTGTTGGGGGACCCTGTCGAGACACTGTTCCCCACCGCTGTGTCAGGGGATGAGCCCACTAAAAAGCCTGTCCCAGAAAAACCAATGGTCACATTCCACGACAAAGAGAAACTCCAGCCCTCAGCCCCAGGGTCAGAGCAG AAAACTGAAGTTCCACCATCAGACTCAGCTCAAGTCGATCAAACAGAAAAAGCAGAGGAAGAGGTACCACCAGTCAGGGAAGCCACAGAGGGAGAGGAGCAGAAACAACCAGCTCCTGAGTTGGTGCCACCTAAG GAAAAAGAAACAAGTAAAGAGAAACTTGAAGTGATTGGCTTTGATGAAAACACTCATATGAAAAATCTTAATTcagttgaaacaaag CCCACTGCATCCTCCACCTTTATTCCTGATGCTCCCAATACACAGAAGTCTTATGAAGCTCTGGCAGCTGTTGAGAGCCTACAGAACCAGCTACT AGGCACAGAACAGAGAGCACAGGCAGCAGAGGATAGAGCTGCCATGGCTGAGTCTGATCTCGCAGAGGCCAACGAGAAAATCCGCGAACTAGAAAAACGATTGGCCAAACTAGAGAAGCAAGATGAGGATTCCACTGCTGGAGACAAGACCCCAGCTAAGGTCCCTGCCACCCCAACTACCCCCAGGGATGAGTCCGGGGCAAAAGATAAATCTCCGGAAAAAAAGGAGGAGAAAAAGAGACCAGAGTCCCAGGCTTCTAAAGCCAGCTCCAAATCCGGAAAATCAAAGAAGGGCAAATAA